In Oryza sativa Japonica Group chromosome 2, ASM3414082v1, the following are encoded in one genomic region:
- the LOC4330331 gene encoding protein TRANSPARENT TESTA GLABRA 1, producing the protein MEQPKPPSVAASAAEAQNPNAFTCELPHSIYALAFSPSAPVLAAGSFLEDLHNRVSLLSFDPVHPTAASFRALPALSFDHPYPPTKLQFHPRAASAPHLLASSSDALRLWLAPLDDLAATATAAAPELRSVLDNRKTSASEFCAPLTSFDWNEAEPRRIGTASIDTTCTIWDIERGVVETQLIAHDKAVHDIAWGENGIFASVSADGSVRVFDLRDKEHSTIFYESPRPDTPLLRLAWNRYDFHYMATLLMDSSAVVVLDMRAPGVPVAELHRHRACANAVAWAPQATRHLCSAGDDGQALIWELPATPGAVPAEGIDPVMVYDAGAEINQLQWAAAYPEWISIAFENKVQLLRV; encoded by the coding sequence ATGGAGCAGCCCAAGCCGCCGTCGGTAGCcgcctcggcggcggaggcgcagaACCCGAACGCCTTCACCTGCGAGCTGCCGCACTCCATCTACGCGCTGGCCTTCTCCCCCTCCGcgcccgtcctcgccgccggcagcttCCTCGAGGACCTCCACAACCgcgtctccctcctctccttcgaccccgtccaccccaccgccgcctccttccgcgCCCTCCCCGCGCTCTCCTTCGACCACCCCTACCCGCCCACCAAGCTCCAGTTccacccgcgcgccgcctccgcgccccacctcctcgcctcctcctccgacgcgCTGCGGCTCTGGCTTGCCCCGCTCGACgatctcgccgccaccgccaccgccgccgcgcccgagcTCCGCTCCGTCCTCGACAACCGCAAGACATCCGCCTCCGAGTTCTGCGCCCCCCTCACCTCCTTCGACTGGAACGAGGCCGAGCCCCGCCGCATCGGGACCGCCTCCATCGACACCACCTGCACCATCTGGGACATCGAGCGCGGCGTCGTCGAGACGCAGCTCATCGCGCACGACAAGGCCGTGCACGACATCGCCTGGGGGGAGAACGGCATCTTCGCCTCCGTCTCAGCCGACGGCTCCGTCCGCGTCTTCGACCTCCGGGACAAGGAGCATTCCACCATCTTCTACGAGAGCCCCCGCCCGGACACGCCGCTCCTCAGGCTGGCATGGAACCGCTATGACTTCCACTACATGGCCACCCTGCTCATGGACAGCAGCGCCGTCGTCGTGCTCGACATGCGCGCGCCCGGGGTGCCGGTGGCCGAACTACACAGACACCGGGCGTGCGCCAACGCGGTCGCTTGGGCGCCACAGGCCACGAGGCACCTTTGCTCGGCTGGGGACGACGGCCAAGCGCTGATTTGGGAGCTGCCAGCGACGCCCGGCGCAGTGCCGGCCGAGGGGATTGATCCTGTGATGGTGTATGATGCCGGTGCAGAGATAAACCAACTGCAATGGGCGGCAGCTTACCCGGAGTGGATATCGATTGCCTTTGAGAACAAGGTCCAGCTTCTCAGGGTCTGA
- the LOC4330332 gene encoding mitochondrial import inner membrane translocase subunit Tim13 — MDSFSSSSGSPPNTEALMDQIKAQLAQAYAQEFLETVGNKCFAKCVTKPGSSLSGSESSCISRCVDRYIEATGIVSRALFSSTR, encoded by the exons ATGGACTCcttctcgtcgtcgtccgggTCGCCCCCCAATACGGAGGCGCTCATGGACCAGATCAAGGCGCAGCTCGCTCAGGCCTACGCCCAGGAGTTCCTTGAG ACTGTTGGAAACAAGTGCTTTGCCAAGTGCGTGACAAAGCCAGGATCAAGCTTGAGCGGGAGCGAGAGCAGTTGCATATCACGCTGTGTTGATCGTTACATTGAGGCAACTGGTATTGTCAGCCGAGCTCTGTTCAGTTCCACACGCTGA